From Paenibacillus polymyxa, the proteins below share one genomic window:
- a CDS encoding MFS transporter translates to MNPQTRKSRHMYMMQLATIFIGFIVFGISENIKGPAIPRIQFDFNLDEQQLGTLLSLNALGYLIACSFTAVLVRKWGIKAVSIISFASMIISGVFIYLSHTYPFFASSYFLMYIGNGMLEIALAILGARIFVKNTGTMMNLSHFFYGLSSTVAPLLATGVMSLTVFGHTLDWRGMYLAMLSLCLLPIVAALLSTFPGDDLQHEERTSLKTLTRDPALWMMVMILSFGVVSELAVGGWLVNFLEKAYSWSTVKASSMLSAFFLTFSLGRLLLGPLTDRMGFVLSTILFSAFSAICTFAAIAGGERLAFLFAASGAGIAMIYPTVMAFIARRYPKDSDTAITFVVTLMGIGSVIGNYVIGWVIEGVKIVYGATTELGILRGLQAGYGVIGLCAAICAVSGMILYGYLKKRQELI, encoded by the coding sequence TTGAATCCGCAAACCCGCAAGTCCCGCCACATGTACATGATGCAGCTGGCGACAATTTTTATTGGCTTTATTGTATTTGGTATCTCGGAGAATATAAAAGGTCCTGCCATTCCACGCATTCAATTCGACTTCAATCTGGATGAACAGCAGCTCGGAACATTGTTGTCTCTAAACGCACTTGGTTATTTGATTGCCTGCTCGTTCACCGCTGTCCTTGTCCGTAAGTGGGGAATCAAGGCGGTCAGCATCATTTCTTTTGCTTCCATGATCATCTCGGGAGTGTTCATCTACCTGTCGCACACGTATCCGTTCTTCGCTTCGTCCTACTTCTTGATGTATATCGGGAACGGCATGCTGGAGATTGCACTCGCAATTTTGGGGGCGAGGATTTTTGTAAAAAATACCGGCACGATGATGAATTTGTCTCACTTTTTCTATGGGCTTAGCTCAACAGTCGCCCCTTTGCTGGCGACGGGAGTCATGTCACTGACGGTATTTGGGCATACGCTAGACTGGCGGGGAATGTATCTGGCTATGTTGTCGCTCTGCCTGCTGCCGATTGTGGCCGCGCTGCTCAGCACCTTCCCGGGAGACGATCTGCAGCATGAGGAACGGACCTCACTCAAGACCCTAACCCGCGATCCGGCACTCTGGATGATGGTAATGATCCTGTCGTTTGGGGTAGTCTCTGAGCTCGCAGTTGGGGGCTGGCTAGTCAACTTTTTAGAGAAAGCGTATTCATGGAGCACGGTGAAGGCGTCCAGCATGCTCTCAGCGTTTTTTCTTACCTTCTCGTTGGGGCGCCTGTTGCTTGGTCCGCTCACAGACCGGATGGGGTTTGTACTTTCGACGATTCTATTCTCCGCCTTCTCAGCGATATGTACGTTTGCAGCAATCGCGGGTGGGGAGAGACTGGCGTTTCTCTTTGCCGCATCGGGTGCCGGCATTGCAATGATCTATCCGACCGTGATGGCGTTCATAGCACGGAGATATCCGAAAGACAGTGATACAGCTATTACGTTCGTCGTCACACTGATGGGCATAGGTAGTGTCATTGGCAACTATGTGATCGGCTGGGTAATCGAAGGGGTCAAGATAGTCTACGGAGCAACCACTGAGCTTGGCATACTGCGCGGGCTTCAGGCGGGATATGGAGTTATTGGTCTATGTGCAGCCATCTGCGCGGTCTCGGGAATGATCCTCTACGGATATCTGAAAAAACGGCAGGAGCTTATATAA